A genomic stretch from Primulina tabacum isolate GXHZ01 unplaced genomic scaffold, ASM2559414v2 Contig912, whole genome shotgun sequence includes:
- the LOC142535268 gene encoding germacrene A synthase-like, translated as MNPEEIVRPIDNFAPSLWGDQFANFAFDDEIAKKYSKEIELLKDEVKTKLTNPESKMVDTMSLIDALERLGVSYHFDDEIEDKLEHYFGLNTNYEDEAYDLNTVSIHFRLFRQHGLHLTSDVFSKFRGGDGKFKESLKSDVRGLLSLYEAAHLRKRKENILEDALVFTKDCLKSMATNLQSPLNRQVEHALVQPLHLGYPRFESHHYITVYEEDVYSRDESLLKFAKLDYNAVQMLHKQELYEVSRWWREMNLTSQLPYARDRIVECYFWAMGASHLPRFSRARVMLTKVIQFLSLTDDTFDAYGTIEELDTYTKAIQRWDIREIDLLPEYMKPLYTAILKLYAGFKEELAKEGRSYAVDYTIDAFKEQVRSYNVEAKWFIEGYLPPFWEYLSNALTTCAYFFLSNASLMGTDFATKVEFEWLNMMPRILGASLEISRLVGDKATYKVEKGRGQKSTGIDCYMKDYGVTMEEAMNKIEEMTTDAWKDVNEDFKRPFPCSKEVLMIILNITRVIDVIYKNNEDGYTQPEKVIKPLIVAMYIEPFKI; from the exons ATGAACCCGGAGGAAATTGTTCGCCCGATAGATAACTTTGCTCCAAGCCTTTGGGGGGATCAGTTCGCGAATTTCGCATTCGATGATGAG ATAGCAAAAAAATATTCCAAGGAAATTGAATTGTTGAAAGATGAAGTGAAGACTAAGTTAACAAATCCAGAAAGCAAAATGGTGGATACAATGAGTTTGATCGATGCACTAGAACGCCTTGGCGTATCGTATCACTTTGACGACGAAATCGAAGATAAATTGGAGCATTATTTTGGCCTGAATACAAATTATGAAGATGAGGCCTATGACTTAAACACAGTTTCAATCCATTTTCGATTGTTTAGGCAACATGGACTTCACTTAACTTCTG ATGTATTTAGCAAATTCAGGGGTGGCGATGGAAAGTTCAAAGAGTCTCTTAAAAGTGATGTTAGGGGTTTATTGAGTTTGTATGAAGCAGCACATTTGAGAAAGCGCAAAGAAAATATACTGGAAGATGCCCTTGTTTTCACAAAAGACTGCCTCAAATCCATGGCAACAAACCTCCAATCACCCCTCAACAGACAAGTCGAGCATGCCCTCGTGCAACCATTGCATTTGGGGTATCCAAGATTTGAGTCACATCATTACATCACTGTCTACGAGGAGGATGTATATTCTAGAGATGAATCACTTTTGAAGTTTGCTAAATTAGACTACAATGCAGTGCAAATGTTGCACAAACAAGAACTCTATGAAGTGTCGAG GTGGTGGAGAGAAATGAATCTTACATCCCAACTTCCTTATGCCAGAGATAGAATTGTCGAGTGTTACTTTTGGGCAATGGGAGCGTCTCATTTGCCACGATTTTCTCGAGCTCGAGTTATGTTGACAAAAGTCATCCAATTTTTATCTTTAACCGATGATACATTTGATGCTTATGGTACAATTGAAGAACTAGATACATACACTAAAGCAATTCAAAg GTGGGATATTAGAGAGATTGATCTACTCCCGGAGTACATGAAACCACTTTATACCGCCATTTTAAAACTCTATGCGGGATTTAAGGAAGAATTAGCAAAGGAAGGAAGATCCTATGCCGTCGACTATACGATAGATGCA TTCAAAGAACAAGTGAGGAGCTACAATGTGGAGGCCAAGTGGTTTATTGAGGGTTACTTGCCACCATTTTGGGAGTACCTTAGCAACGCGCTCACAACTTGTGCTTACTTCTTCCTTTCGAATGCATCATTGATGGGAACGGATTTTGCTACGAAGGTAGAGTTCGAATGGCTGAATATGATGCCGAGGATTCTTGGAGCAAGCCTAGAAATTAGTCGTTTGGTTGGTGATAAAGCTACATACAAG GTCGAAAAAGGAAGAGGCCAAAAATCCACCGGTATCGACTGCTACATGAAGGATTACGGTGTGACAATGGAAGAGGCAATGAATAAGATTGAGGAAATGACTACAGATGCGTGGAAGGATGTTAATGAGGATTTCAAGAGACCATTTCCGTGTTCGAAGGAGGTTCTTATGATAATCCTCAACATCACAAGGGTAATAGATGTAATATACAAGAACAATGAAGATGGATATACTCAACCAGAAAAGGTTATAAAGCCCCTCATAGTTGCAATGTACATCGAACCCTTCaagatttag